CCTTCGAGCCGACGATCGACTACTGCGTGGTCAAGTTCCCCCGCTGGGCCTTCGAGAAGTTCCCCGAGGCCGACCAGACGCTGACGACCCAGATGAAGTCGGTGGGCGAGGTGATGGCCATCGGCCGGACCTTCAAGGAGGCCCTCCAGAAGGCGATCCGCTCCCTCGAGCAGGACCGCTGGGGGCTCGCCCTCGAGGGCCCCGCCTCCGACCCGGAGGAGATCCGGACCCGGCTCCGGGTTCCCAACGCCGACCGGGTCTTCTACATCGCCGAGGCCTACCGCAAGGGGTTCACGACCGAGGCGATTTACGGTCTCACCCGGATCGACCCCTGGTTCCTCGAGCAGATCCGCGAGATCGTCGAGTTCGAGCCCGTGATCCGGGAGGTCGCGCTCCGCGATCCCCTGGTGCTGCGCAGGGCGAAGCAGATGGGATTTTCCGACCGTCGGATCGCGGAGCTCACGGGACGCACCGAGCTCGAGGTGAGGCAGCTCAGACTCGCGCACGGCATCAGGGCAACCTTCAAGATGGTGGACACCTGTGCCGCCGAGTTCGTCGCCTACACGCCGTACCTCTACTCCACCTACGAGGAGGAGGACGAGGCGCCGCGGACGGACCGTCCCAAGGTGGTGATCCTGGGGTCGGGCCCCAACCGCATCGGCCAGGGGATCGAGTTTGACTACTGCTGCGTCCACGCGGCCTTCGCGCTCAGGGAGCTCGGGGTGGAGGCCATCATGGTCAACTGCAACCCGGAGACGGTCTCCACCGACTACGACACCTCGGACCGCCTCTACTTCGAGCCTCTGACCCTGGAAGATGTGCTCAATATCGTCGAGAAGGAACAGCCCCTCGGCCTCATCGTCCAGTTCGGAGGCCAGACGCCGCTGAAGCTCGCCGTCCCGCTCCAGCGGGCCGGCGTCCCCATCCTCGGCACCTCACCCGACGCCATCGACCGGGCCGAAGATCGGGAGCGCTTCAGCGCGCTCCTGACCCGCTTCGGCCTCGCCCAGGCGCCGTGCGGGATCGCCCACTCCTTCGACGAGGCGTCACGGGTCGCCGCAGCCATCGGCTATCCCGTCCTCGTGCGCCCGTCCTACGTCCTGGGAGGACGGGCGATGGAGATCGTCTGGGACGAGACGGATCTCTCCCGCTACATGTCAGAGGCTGTCCGGGTCTCCCCCGAGCACCCGATCCTGGTGGACAAGTTCCTGGAGGATTCTCTCGAGGTGGACGTGGACGCGATCGCCGACGGCGAGCGCGTCGTGATCGGCGGGATCATGGAGCACATCGAGAAGGCCGGGATCCACTCCGGCGACTCGGCGTGCGCGCTCCCGCCCTACACCCTGGGCGACGACCAGATCGAGCGCCTCAAGGCCCAGGCCCGGGCGCTGGCCGAAGAGCTGGCCGTCGTCGGGCTGATCAACGTCCAGTTCGCGGTGAAGAACGAGACCATTTACGTCCTGGAGGTGAACCCGCGCGCCTCCCGGACCATCCCCTTCGTCTCGAAGGCCATCGGCGCGCCGCTGGCGAAGCTCGCGACCAAGGTCATGCTGGGGCGGCGGCTCGCGGCCCTCGGCTTCGGCGAGGAGCGCGAGGTCGCCCACATCGCCGTCAAGGAGTCTGTCTTCCCGTTCGTCAAGTTTCCCGGCGTTGACGTCGTCCTGGGACCCGAGATGAAGTCGACCGGCGAGGTCATGGGGATCGACCGGGATTTCAGAAAGGCCTACGTCAAGTCCCAGCTCGCCGCCGGCTCGCCGCTCCCCACGGCGGGGAAGGTCTTCGTCTCGGTGAAGAACCGGGACAAGCGCGCGGCCGTGCCGCTCGCCAAGCGCCTCGCCGAGATGGGCTTCTCGCTCGTCGCCACTCAGGGAACGGCCAAGGTGCTGGCGCGGCACGGGATGACCGTGGACGTGATCCACAAGGTCGCCGACGGCTGGCGCCCCAACATCGTGGACCTGATGAAGCGCGGCGAGATCGCGCTCCTGTTCAACACGCCCGAGGACGGCCGGGCGCGCAAGGATTCGTACCTCATCCGGCGGACCGCGGTCATGCAGAGCATCCCCTACTACACGACCGTGGACGGCGCCCAGGCTGCCGTCGCAGGGATCGAGGCCCTCCTCAAGGGCGAGCTGGCCGTCCAGTCCCTCCAGGAGTACCACGCGGGTGGATGACCTCAGGAACCGGCTCATCGTCGCCCTCGACGTCGAGAGCCTGGCCCAGGCCGAACGCCTCCTCGACCGGCTCCAGGGCGTCACCTCCTTCTTCAAGGTCGGGGCCCAGCTCTTCACCGCCGCGGGCCCGGCCGCCGTGGAATTGATCCAGAAGCGCGGCGGGAGGGTCTTCCTCGACCTCAAGTACCACGACATCCCCAACACGGTGACCGGCGCCGTCAAAGAAGCAACCCGGCTCGGCGTCGCCATGCTGACCCTTCACGCGTCGGGCGGCTCAGCGATGCTCGCCGCGGCGGCCAGGGCCGCGGAGACGGCCGCCCGCGAGTTCAACGTCGCGAAGCCCCTCTGCCTGGCTGTCACCGTTCTCACCAGTCTCGACCGGGCCACGCTCCAGCGCGAACTGAACGTCCCCCTCTCGGTGGAGGGCCATGTCCTCCACCTGGCTCAGCTCGCGAAGACCGCGGGCGCCGATGGCAGCGTTGCGGCCCCCCAGGAGATCCGGGCTCTCAGGCGCGCGCTCGGGCAGGACTGGGTCCTCGTCGCCCCCGGCGTGAGGCCGGCGGGGAGCGAGGCCGGCGACCAGGCCCGCGTCGCCACCCCCGAGGCGGCGCTCAAGGCCGGCGCCCACTACCTGGTCGTCGGGCGCCCGATCACCGGCGCCCCTGACCCAGCCAGAGCCGCCCTCACCATCCTGGAGGAGATGGCACGCGCATGAGACAGTCGAGTCGAGCGCGGGCTTCGCCCGCGCAATCAGCTCGGGCCTCGCGCGGCGGGTGGCCTGCCTCACGGCATGGCCGAACCCGCCACGCTCGAACTACAGGGGGGAGGTTCGGAAGGGGCGTGTACCCGCGCCACACCCGCGCGAGAGCGCGGGGGGTCGGCGAGGGTGCGCCCCCCTCCGAGATATGACGGAGGAAGAGGTCCTCGCCCTCTACGAGCAAACCGGCGGGCTCCTCAGAGGCCATTTCCTCCTGACCTCGGGATCCCACTCGGACGTGTACCTCCAATCCGCGAAGGTACTCGAACACCCCGGACACGCTCAGGCGCTCTGCCGCGAGCTGGCCAGGCCCTTCGCCGGCGACCGCGTCGAACTCGTCGTCGGTCCCGCCCTCGGGGGAATCCTGGTCGCCCACGAGGTGGCGCGCGCCCTGGGAGCGCGCGCGCTGTTCACGGAGCGCGAGGGCGTCGCGATGCGCCTCCGCCGGGGCTTCGAGATCCGACCCGGCGAGCGCTGCCTGGTCGTGGAGGACGTCATCACCACCGGGGGCTCGACGCGTGAGGTCATCGCTGTCGTCGAAGCGGCCGGCGGCCTCCTCATCGGGGTGGGCTCGCTCATCGACAGGAGCGGGGGCACGACGACGTTCCCCGTGAAGAAGGCGGCTCTCGCGACGCTGACCATCCCGACGTACAAGCCGGAGGACTGCCCCCTCTGCAAAAGCGGAACCCCCGCGATCAAGCCCGGCAGCCGGACGTAACGGCCTTCGCCCACTCGAGCGAGCGCGAGTTCGCCCGGCTCCTCACTTTTTACGGCGTGGCCTGGGAGTACGAGCCCACGACCTTCCCGCTCGAGTGGGACGACATGGGGCGGGTCACCGAGGCCTTCACCCCTGACTTCTATCTCCCCGAGCACGACCTCTTCATCGAGCTGACGACGAAGGAGCAGCGCCTGATGACGGCGAAGCATCGGAAGATCAGGAAGCTCCAGGCCCTCCACCCCGATGTGCGGATCCGCCTCCTCTCACGCAAGGACTGTCTCGCGCTGGCACGGAAGTTCGGCTGGCGCGCGGCGTCCAGCGACACCACCGGACGGTAGCGCGTGTACGAGGACCTGGAAGCGATCCTGCTGTCCGAGGAGGCGATCCAGGCCGAGGTCCAGCGTCTGGGGCGGGAAATCTCCAAGGACTATGCCGACCGGACGCTGCACTTGATCGCGGTTCTCAAGGGCTCGGTGGTCTTCTTGGCCGACCTCCTGCGCACGCTGACTGTCCCGGTGACGGTGGACTTCATCTCCATCTCGTCCTATGGCCCGACATCGTCGGGCGTCGTGCGCATCCGGAAGGACCTGGACGATTCGATCGAGGGGCGGGACGTCGTCGTGGTCGAGGGGATCATCGACACGGGCCTGACCCTCTCCTACCTGCTCCGGAACTTTCGAACGCGCAACCCGGCCTCGCTCAAGGTCTGCGCCTTCATCAACAAGCGCGCCCAGCGCATCATCGACCTCCACGTGGACTACGTCGGGCGCGAGATTCCCGACAAGTTCGTCGTGGGCTACGGCCTCGACCACGCGCAGCGGTACCGCAACCTGCCCGTCATCGGCGTGCTGAAGCCGGCAGTGCTGGACCACATGTCACGCTAGCTACCGCTCTACTACCCGGAACCAAATCTTCAACGGTTTCTTGGCATGCTCGTCTATCTCGTCTATCTCAAACTCGATCGTAGTCTCGTTCAAGAGTCTGCCGCGAATGTTGCCTGTGGGTGAGAAGTCCAAGACCGAACGAATTGGATTGACAGGATTAATGACGGCTATAACCGATTTTCCCCCCTTCGGGGCTTCTATCGATCCGCGTTGCACGCTTTTGGGCTCACTGTGCAGGAGTTTCTCCTTGATCATCTCCATGAAACGGCGGGCCCATGCAGGAGGTTGGACTGTAGAGCGACGATAGTAGGCGTGCGTGACCAACCAAGTAATTAGGCCACCTACTACAACACTTATTACAGCGAGGATCACTGCGTCCAAATTACGCGGTAAACCTCGCCCCGCGGTCCGATGAGCCGGATGTCGACCACGCCCCGCTCGTCGTCAATTACGTAGACAACCCGCCAATCTCCGACTCGGAGGCGCCAAAGACCTTGCACGCCCTTCAAGGGCTGAGCGCCCGGAGGACGCGGGTTGTCAGCAAGCCGGTCGATACGACGGCGGATGTTGGAGCGAATAGGTTCTGGAATACGCTGGAGCCGACGCCCTGCGCTGTCGCGGACGACGACGGTGTAGGCCACCGTCTCACCGCGTTATAGCCGTTGCCGGACGATCTCCCAAGGAATCGCTGGCTCCTTCTCCGTCCGACGAGCCGCTGCGACGTCGGCACGTTCTTCGCACAGAAAGTCCACGCAGGCTTGAACCGTCACATAGAGCCGCCGGCCGGCGCGTGCACCACTAATCTGCCGGCTGGTAGCACGGAGAAACCCGGAGCGGATCGCACGGGCAACTTGCTCCGGCGATCGTCCGAGCACTGCAGCCGCTTCGTCGAGATCTAGAAGCCCGCGCGGTCCGAGCACACGCTCGGTGGTTCGCCCACTTGGCAGCTCACGCTCGATCGTGAGCGCGGCGCTCGGTGGGTTTTCCCACCAGATGCGAATCCGTGATCGGGCACGTCCCATCACCCTTGAATTTACCACGATTAGGGGTGCGACGACGGACTGAGATCGAGTCGCATAAGGCGGGATCGCGAAGTTACCGTCCGAGCCAGACCGCTACTCGTAGAAGTTGCGGGGCCAGGCGTGGGCCCTGAGGGCGGCGAGCTCCTCGGGCCTCAGCGGGATGCCATCGGACGCGGCGCAGTTCTCGTCGACGTGCTCGGGCCTGCGCATCCCGGGGATCACGGTGGAGACCTCGGCATGGCTCAGGCAGAACTTGAGCGACGCCTGAGCGAGGCTTTTGATCTCGTCGCGGACGAGGAAGGCGAGCTGTACGACGCGCCGGCAGGTCTCGCCGAGCCGCTCGCCCCGGAAATACCGGCTGCGGAAATCCCCGGATGGAAACCGCGTATCGGGTCTGAGCGCCCCCGTGAGGCTCCCCTCGTCGAACGGGACGCGCGCGATCAGGCCGACACCGTGAGCCCGGCACAACGGAAGCAGCTCGTCGCGCGGTGACTGGTCGAAGATGTTGAAGATGACCTGAACCGTGTCGATCAGCCCGGAGGCGACGGCGCGGAGTGCAGTGTCGGGGCGGTGATCGATCACCGACAGCCCGAAGGCCCGGACCTTCCTCTGCGCCTTCAGCCGGCTGACCGCTTCCTGCCACTCCCCTTCGACGAGCCACTCGTCGCGCCAGGTGTGGAGCTGCTGGAGCTCGAGGCAGTCGAGTCCGAGGTTCTTCAGGCTCTGCT
The Candidatus Rokuibacteriota bacterium genome window above contains:
- the carB gene encoding carbamoyl-phosphate synthase large subunit produces the protein FEPTIDYCVVKFPRWAFEKFPEADQTLTTQMKSVGEVMAIGRTFKEALQKAIRSLEQDRWGLALEGPASDPEEIRTRLRVPNADRVFYIAEAYRKGFTTEAIYGLTRIDPWFLEQIREIVEFEPVIREVALRDPLVLRRAKQMGFSDRRIAELTGRTELEVRQLRLAHGIRATFKMVDTCAAEFVAYTPYLYSTYEEEDEAPRTDRPKVVILGSGPNRIGQGIEFDYCCVHAAFALRELGVEAIMVNCNPETVSTDYDTSDRLYFEPLTLEDVLNIVEKEQPLGLIVQFGGQTPLKLAVPLQRAGVPILGTSPDAIDRAEDRERFSALLTRFGLAQAPCGIAHSFDEASRVAAAIGYPVLVRPSYVLGGRAMEIVWDETDLSRYMSEAVRVSPEHPILVDKFLEDSLEVDVDAIADGERVVIGGIMEHIEKAGIHSGDSACALPPYTLGDDQIERLKAQARALAEELAVVGLINVQFAVKNETIYVLEVNPRASRTIPFVSKAIGAPLAKLATKVMLGRRLAALGFGEEREVAHIAVKESVFPFVKFPGVDVVLGPEMKSTGEVMGIDRDFRKAYVKSQLAAGSPLPTAGKVFVSVKNRDKRAAVPLAKRLAEMGFSLVATQGTAKVLARHGMTVDVIHKVADGWRPNIVDLMKRGEIALLFNTPEDGRARKDSYLIRRTAVMQSIPYYTTVDGAQAAVAGIEALLKGELAVQSLQEYHAGG
- the pyrF gene encoding orotidine-5'-phosphate decarboxylase; protein product: MDDLRNRLIVALDVESLAQAERLLDRLQGVTSFFKVGAQLFTAAGPAAVELIQKRGGRVFLDLKYHDIPNTVTGAVKEATRLGVAMLTLHASGGSAMLAAAARAAETAAREFNVAKPLCLAVTVLTSLDRATLQRELNVPLSVEGHVLHLAQLAKTAGADGSVAAPQEIRALRRALGQDWVLVAPGVRPAGSEAGDQARVATPEAALKAGAHYLVVGRPITGAPDPARAALTILEEMARA
- a CDS encoding orotate phosphoribosyltransferase, with amino-acid sequence MTEEEVLALYEQTGGLLRGHFLLTSGSHSDVYLQSAKVLEHPGHAQALCRELARPFAGDRVELVVGPALGGILVAHEVARALGARALFTEREGVAMRLRRGFEIRPGERCLVVEDVITTGGSTREVIAVVEAAGGLLIGVGSLIDRSGGTTTFPVKKAALATLTIPTYKPEDCPLCKSGTPAIKPGSRT
- the hpt gene encoding hypoxanthine phosphoribosyltransferase — its product is MYEDLEAILLSEEAIQAEVQRLGREISKDYADRTLHLIAVLKGSVVFLADLLRTLTVPVTVDFISISSYGPTSSGVVRIRKDLDDSIEGRDVVVVEGIIDTGLTLSYLLRNFRTRNPASLKVCAFINKRAQRIIDLHVDYVGREIPDKFVVGYGLDHAQRYRNLPVIGVLKPAVLDHMSR
- a CDS encoding type II toxin-antitoxin system RelE/ParE family toxin → MAYTVVVRDSAGRRLQRIPEPIRSNIRRRIDRLADNPRPPGAQPLKGVQGLWRLRVGDWRVVYVIDDERGVVDIRLIGPRGEVYRVIWTQ
- a CDS encoding aldo/keto reductase, translated to MRYRKLGRTGFEVSEVGFGAWGIGGRYWGGADDALSLRALRRAFDLGVNFVDTALAYGDGHSERLVGRAIREFGGPIRVATKIPPKAGGWPPAPGTPVRVAFPADYIVSSTEQSLKNLGLDCLELQQLHTWRDEWLVEGEWQEAVSRLKAQRKVRAFGLSVIDHRPDTALRAVASGLIDTVQVIFNIFDQSPRDELLPLCRAHGVGLIARVPFDEGSLTGALRPDTRFPSGDFRSRYFRGERLGETCRRVVQLAFLVRDEIKSLAQASLKFCLSHAEVSTVIPGMRRPEHVDENCAASDGIPLRPEELAALRAHAWPRNFYE